A genomic segment from Thermus neutrinimicus encodes:
- a CDS encoding DUF2283 domain-containing protein: protein MRITYDPEADALYIAFGEGPATVEEVAPGVALDWDREGRLLGIEILDASRRLSDPRALSRLLLEALPTWEKAGA from the coding sequence ATGCGAATCACTTACGACCCGGAAGCCGATGCCCTCTACATCGCCTTCGGGGAGGGCCCCGCCACCGTGGAGGAGGTAGCCCCGGGGGTAGCCCTGGACTGGGACAGGGAGGGAAGGCTCTTGGGGATTGAGATCCTGGACGCCAGCCGGCGCCTCTCGGACCCCAGGGCCCTCTCCCGCCTCCTCCTCGAGGCCCTCCCCACCTGGGAGAAGGCGGGGGCCTAG
- a CDS encoding DUF4258 domain-containing protein, whose protein sequence is MREKPVRLTAHARMRLARGATQEEVERAIREAPWAPALEGRWSATLEFPFAGEWNGRRYNAKQVRPIFVEEEDALVVITVYVYFLPKGGL, encoded by the coding sequence GTGCGGGAGAAGCCCGTCCGGCTCACCGCCCACGCTCGTATGCGCCTCGCCCGAGGAGCCACCCAGGAAGAGGTGGAGCGGGCCATACGGGAAGCCCCCTGGGCGCCAGCCCTGGAGGGAAGGTGGAGCGCCACCCTAGAGTTCCCTTTCGCGGGGGAGTGGAACGGTCGGCGCTACAATGCCAAGCAGGTTCGGCCCATCTTCGTGGAGGAAGAGGACGCCTTAGTGGTCATCACCGTTTACGTCTACTTCCTGCCCAAGGGGGGTCTCTGA
- a CDS encoding helix-turn-helix domain-containing protein: MDHSEGEDLGQTLLPPHLAARALGVSPATLRRYAALWEGVVGPLPRDPRGGRLWPKEALARLQAAREAHLREGLPLEEALARVQGDFPAAGLALPSEGEALALLRALAERLERVEGELRALREENACLREALKALEPPVSEATLRRRPWWRFWGR; the protein is encoded by the coding sequence ATGGACCACTCGGAAGGGGAAGACCTCGGCCAGACCCTCCTGCCCCCCCACCTGGCCGCCCGGGCCCTGGGGGTCTCCCCGGCCACCCTCCGGCGCTACGCCGCCCTGTGGGAGGGGGTGGTGGGCCCCCTGCCCCGGGACCCCCGGGGGGGCCGGCTCTGGCCCAAGGAGGCCCTGGCCCGCCTCCAGGCGGCCCGGGAGGCCCACCTGCGGGAAGGCCTCCCCCTGGAGGAGGCCCTGGCCCGGGTCCAGGGGGACTTCCCGGCCGCCGGCCTCGCCCTCCCCTCCGAGGGGGAGGCCCTGGCCCTCCTCCGGGCCCTGGCCGAACGGCTGGAGCGGGTGGAGGGGGAACTCCGGGCCCTGCGGGAGGAGAACGCCTGCCTCAGGGAGGCCTTGAAGGCCCTGGAGCCCCCGGTCAGCGAAGCTACCTTGAGGAGGCGGCCCTGGTGGCGGTTCTGGGGGCGGTGA